In one Pseudomonas hydrolytica genomic region, the following are encoded:
- a CDS encoding DctP family TRAP transporter solute-binding subunit has protein sequence MKLKRLFSALAAGAALTALCATAQAREYSVSTVLSDAFPWGQAAQKWADLVNERSAGRITLRVYPNAQLVAGDQTKEFSAMRSGLIDMAVGSTINWSPQVPELNLFSLPFLMKSDADLDAITQGEAGKLAFAAIEQRGIVPLAWGENGFRQLSNSARPVRSPADMAGLKIRVVGSPLFQDTFTALGANPTQMSWADAKPALTTGAVDGQENPLSVFDVARVDQVGQKYLTLWDYMADPLVFAVNQRVWKGLPEEDRELLRQAAIDAGKWEIELSRGAQAQRLADVRERGVEVIELSDAERAAFVEATASVQEKWAPRIGDALMDAARKAVAQP, from the coding sequence ATGAAACTCAAGCGACTCTTCTCCGCGCTCGCTGCCGGCGCTGCGCTGACTGCCCTCTGCGCTACCGCGCAGGCGCGTGAATACTCCGTTTCCACCGTGCTTTCCGACGCCTTCCCCTGGGGCCAGGCCGCGCAGAAGTGGGCCGACCTGGTCAACGAGCGCTCCGCAGGGCGCATCACCCTGCGCGTGTACCCCAATGCGCAACTGGTCGCCGGCGACCAGACCAAGGAATTCTCCGCCATGCGCTCGGGCCTGATCGACATGGCCGTGGGCTCGACCATCAACTGGTCGCCGCAGGTGCCGGAGCTCAACCTGTTCTCCCTGCCGTTTCTGATGAAGAGCGATGCCGACCTCGACGCCATCACCCAGGGCGAGGCCGGCAAGCTGGCTTTCGCCGCCATCGAGCAGCGCGGCATCGTGCCGCTGGCCTGGGGCGAGAACGGTTTCCGCCAGCTGTCCAACTCGGCCAGGCCGGTGCGCAGCCCGGCCGACATGGCCGGCCTGAAGATCCGTGTGGTCGGCTCGCCACTGTTCCAGGACACCTTCACCGCGCTCGGCGCCAACCCCACGCAGATGAGCTGGGCCGACGCCAAGCCGGCCCTGACCACCGGCGCGGTGGACGGCCAGGAAAACCCGCTGTCGGTCTTCGACGTGGCGCGCGTCGACCAGGTTGGCCAGAAGTACCTGACCCTGTGGGACTACATGGCCGACCCGCTGGTATTCGCCGTCAACCAGCGCGTGTGGAAAGGCCTGCCCGAGGAAGATCGCGAACTGCTGCGCCAGGCGGCCATCGACGCCGGCAAGTGGGAGATCGAGCTGTCGCGTGGCGCCCAGGCCCAGCGCCTGGCCGATGTGCGCGAGCGCGGTGTGGAAGTGATCGAGCTGAGCGACGCCGAGCGCGCCGCCTTCGTCGAAGCCACTGCCAGCGTGCAGGAGAAATGGGCACCGCGCATCGGCGACGCGCTGATGGACGCCGCGCGCAAGGCCGTGGCCCAGCCCTGA
- the egtB gene encoding ergothioneine biosynthesis protein EgtB, whose product MPNRASRIDVSQLQLEQLWQRYQRVRAATERLCEPLEREDYVIQSMPDVSPPKWHLAHVTWFFEAFVLQPFLRGYRPLDERYDHLFNSYYKTHGTPFERARRGLLSRPTVSEVYAYRSHVDLAMEQLLNRMGSELDDEVLQRVELGLEHEQQHQELLLMDIKHILAQNPLRPVYRRDLKPGGTEAGKLRWINFPAGLRHVGHAGEDFAFDCERPRHRVFVEAFRLASRPVSNGEYLEFIRDGGYRSTALWLADGWDHIQRAGWQAPLYWQREGDDWLELTLGGPRELDLNAPVCHLSYFEAEAFATWAQARLPREEEWEVAAQDEPLWGNFVENDHLQPVAAGTGDGLQQLYGDVWEWTASAYRPYPGFRPLGGSLGEYNGKFMSGQMVLRGGSCATPEDHVRPTYRNFFYPTMRWQFSGLRLAKEL is encoded by the coding sequence ATGCCGAACCGCGCCAGCAGGATCGACGTTTCACAACTGCAACTCGAACAGCTATGGCAGCGTTATCAGCGGGTGCGCGCTGCCACGGAACGGCTCTGCGAGCCGCTGGAGCGTGAGGATTACGTGATCCAGAGCATGCCGGACGTCAGCCCGCCGAAGTGGCATCTGGCACATGTGACCTGGTTCTTCGAGGCCTTCGTGCTGCAGCCCTTCCTGCGCGGCTATCGCCCGCTGGATGAGCGTTACGACCATCTGTTCAATTCCTACTACAAGACCCACGGCACGCCCTTCGAGCGGGCGCGGCGGGGGTTGTTGTCGCGGCCGACGGTAAGCGAGGTGTACGCCTATCGCAGCCATGTCGATCTGGCCATGGAGCAGTTGCTCAACCGGATGGGCAGCGAGCTCGACGACGAGGTGCTGCAGCGGGTCGAGCTGGGGCTGGAGCACGAGCAGCAGCATCAGGAGCTGCTGCTGATGGATATCAAGCACATCCTGGCGCAGAACCCGTTGCGCCCGGTCTATCGCCGCGACCTCAAGCCGGGTGGCACTGAGGCAGGCAAGCTGCGCTGGATCAACTTTCCCGCCGGCCTGCGCCATGTCGGCCATGCCGGCGAGGACTTCGCCTTCGATTGCGAGCGGCCGCGGCATCGCGTGTTCGTCGAGGCCTTCCGGCTCGCCAGCCGGCCGGTGAGCAATGGCGAGTATCTGGAGTTCATCCGCGATGGCGGTTATCGCAGCACGGCGCTGTGGCTGGCGGACGGCTGGGACCATATCCAGCGCGCCGGCTGGCAGGCGCCGCTGTACTGGCAGCGCGAGGGCGACGACTGGCTGGAGCTGACCCTGGGCGGCCCGCGCGAGCTGGATCTGAATGCACCGGTCTGTCACCTGAGCTACTTCGAGGCCGAGGCCTTCGCCACCTGGGCGCAGGCGCGCCTGCCGCGCGAGGAAGAGTGGGAAGTGGCCGCGCAGGACGAACCGCTGTGGGGCAACTTCGTCGAGAACGATCATCTGCAGCCGGTGGCCGCGGGCACCGGCGATGGCCTGCAACAGCTCTATGGCGATGTCTGGGAATGGACCGCCAGCGCCTACCGGCCCTACCCCGGCTTTCGTCCGCTGGGCGGCAGCCTGGGCGAGTACAACGGCAAGTTCATGTCCGGGCAGATGGTGCTGCGTGGCGGTAGCTGCGCCACCCCTGAAGACCACGTTCGCCCCACCTATCGCAACTTCTTCTACCCCACGATGCGCTGGCAGTTCTCCGGCCTGCGCCTGGCCAAGGAGCTCTGA
- a CDS encoding TRAP transporter large permease has translation MSPDLWLILSFAVLLALGVPVAFALGLSGAIGIIAGLSPDMLATLGTNTYNGVAKYPLIAIPLFILTGLVFEKAGVALRLVRFAQALIGPRHGGLAVVAVLVCLIMGGMSGSGPADAAAVAMVMLPSMTKAGYPKPFSATLIAASAATAILIPPSIALILYSIVVPGVDLRALFAAGLFPGILAGLVLLLPAWLLSRRYGWESPEQGERPPLGASFRQALPALFAPVLILGGLRSGLFTPTEAAVVGVTYGVLIGLFVTRELDWRSLWRLCGEAGVISGVVMLIIALAGIFAWAGTMLGTFRHLAEWLISLSDNGWVLLALVMLAVLLAGMLLDAISIYLILMPILIPVMQHFGWNPVWFGILLAMNIAIGQFTPPVAINLMVTAEVAKIRLEQTVGWALLFVLVMSSALLLVAIFPEIALWLPRVLGYAV, from the coding sequence ATGAGCCCTGATCTCTGGCTGATCCTCAGTTTCGCCGTGCTGCTGGCGCTCGGCGTGCCGGTGGCCTTCGCCCTCGGCCTGTCCGGCGCCATCGGCATCATCGCCGGGCTGTCGCCGGACATGCTCGCCACCCTCGGCACCAACACCTATAACGGCGTGGCCAAGTACCCGCTGATCGCCATCCCGCTGTTCATCCTCACCGGCCTGGTGTTCGAGAAGGCCGGTGTGGCGCTCAGATTGGTGCGCTTCGCCCAGGCGCTGATCGGCCCGCGTCATGGCGGCCTGGCCGTCGTCGCCGTGCTGGTGTGCCTGATCATGGGCGGCATGAGCGGCTCCGGCCCTGCCGATGCGGCAGCGGTGGCCATGGTGATGCTGCCGAGCATGACCAAGGCGGGCTATCCCAAGCCGTTCTCGGCCACGCTGATCGCCGCCTCGGCCGCCACCGCGATTCTGATTCCGCCATCCATCGCGCTGATTCTCTACTCCATCGTGGTGCCGGGTGTGGACCTGCGCGCGCTGTTCGCCGCCGGCCTGTTCCCCGGCATTCTCGCCGGCCTGGTGCTGTTGCTGCCGGCCTGGCTGCTGTCGCGTCGCTATGGCTGGGAATCCCCGGAGCAGGGCGAGCGTCCGCCGCTGGGCGCGAGCTTCAGGCAGGCGCTGCCGGCGCTGTTCGCCCCGGTGCTGATTCTCGGCGGTCTGCGCAGCGGCCTGTTCACGCCCACTGAAGCCGCTGTGGTCGGCGTGACCTACGGCGTGCTGATCGGCCTGTTCGTCACCCGCGAACTGGACTGGCGCAGCCTCTGGCGCCTGTGCGGCGAGGCCGGGGTGATCTCCGGCGTGGTCATGCTGATCATCGCCCTGGCCGGCATCTTCGCCTGGGCCGGCACGATGCTCGGCACCTTCCGTCATCTGGCCGAATGGCTGATCTCGCTGTCGGACAACGGCTGGGTGCTGCTGGCGCTGGTGATGCTCGCGGTGCTGCTGGCCGGCATGCTGCTCGATGCCATTTCCATCTACCTGATCCTGATGCCGATCCTGATTCCGGTGATGCAGCACTTCGGCTGGAACCCGGTGTGGTTCGGCATCCTGCTGGCGATGAACATCGCCATCGGTCAGTTCACGCCACCGGTGGCGATCAACCTGATGGTCACGGCGGAAGTGGCCAAGATACGGCTGGAGCAGACCGTGGGCTGGGCCCTGCTGTTCGTGCTGGTGATGTCCAGTGCCCTGCTGCTGGTGGCCATCTTCCCGGAAATCGCCCTGTGGCTGCCGCGCGTGCTCGGCTATGCGGTGTAA
- a CDS encoding LuxR C-terminal-related transcriptional regulator, producing MPERFQQERIIVADDHPVFRDGLSRIAQRVFAQAQVCEAGDMDEVLSLANAGAAPCLFVLDLLFPGQSPQAIGALRQHFPCSSIVIVSMVDNRELIDEVMAAGADGFIGKATPPDDIAEALLAVRAGDFVMTLGPPGIPTFAEDRHLLEQLTPRQQEVLQLVVHGLSNKEIARQLDISPFTVRIHVSSLLRTLDVGTRAAAAAKGAKAGLS from the coding sequence ATGCCCGAACGATTCCAACAAGAACGCATCATCGTGGCCGACGATCACCCGGTGTTTCGCGACGGTCTCAGCCGTATCGCGCAGCGCGTGTTTGCGCAGGCGCAGGTGTGCGAGGCGGGGGATATGGATGAGGTCCTGAGCCTGGCCAATGCCGGGGCGGCGCCTTGCCTGTTCGTCCTTGATCTGCTGTTCCCCGGACAATCGCCGCAGGCCATTGGCGCGCTGCGCCAGCACTTCCCCTGCAGTTCGATCGTGATCGTCTCGATGGTGGATAACCGCGAGCTGATCGACGAGGTGATGGCGGCGGGCGCCGATGGCTTTATCGGCAAGGCGACGCCTCCCGATGACATCGCCGAGGCGCTGTTGGCGGTACGGGCGGGCGATTTCGTGATGACCCTGGGCCCGCCCGGCATACCGACCTTCGCCGAGGACAGACACCTGCTGGAGCAACTGACGCCGCGCCAGCAGGAGGTGCTGCAACTGGTGGTGCACGGCCTGTCGAACAAGGAAATCGCCCGCCAGCTGGATATCTCGCCGTTCACCGTGCGTATCCACGTGTCCTCGTTGCTGCGCACGCTGGATGTCGGGACCCGCGCAGCGGCTGCCGCCAAGGGCGCCAAGGCCGGCCTGAGCTAG
- the egtD gene encoding L-histidine N(alpha)-methyltransferase, producing the protein MALAIRTHEQSISPEQEALREEALRGFAARPKAMSPKFFYDHSGSQLFELICQQPEYYLTRTEETILRLAAQDIAALAGRNASLVELGSGASRKVRLLLETLRPARYLGIDISREFLQICTRRLAADYRWLDVHALCADFSQPLTLPAEALGQRPLAFFPGSSIGNFDPDQARAFLRNLHQALPAGSGLLIGVDLIKDRKVLERAYNDAAGVTALFNLNLLERIRNELDSDIDPRRFQHRAFYNEAQSRIEMHLVSRQAQQVRIEDRVFDFAAGETLHTENSYKYTPSSFRALAGECGFACAAMWRDPAQLFSVHFLRRE; encoded by the coding sequence ATGGCATTGGCAATCCGTACCCACGAACAGTCGATCAGCCCGGAACAGGAGGCGTTGCGCGAGGAAGCGCTGCGCGGCTTCGCCGCCCGGCCGAAGGCGATGTCGCCGAAGTTCTTTTACGATCACAGCGGCTCGCAGCTGTTCGAGCTGATCTGCCAGCAGCCGGAGTACTACCTGACGCGCACCGAGGAGACCATTCTGCGCCTGGCTGCGCAGGATATCGCCGCGCTGGCCGGGCGCAACGCCAGCCTGGTGGAACTGGGCAGCGGCGCCAGCCGCAAGGTCCGCCTGCTGCTGGAAACCCTGCGCCCGGCGCGCTACCTGGGCATCGATATTTCCCGCGAGTTTCTGCAGATCTGTACCCGCCGCCTGGCCGCCGACTATCGCTGGCTCGACGTGCACGCGCTGTGCGCCGACTTCAGCCAGCCCCTGACGCTGCCCGCCGAGGCGCTGGGGCAGCGCCCGTTGGCGTTCTTCCCCGGCTCCAGCATCGGCAATTTCGACCCGGATCAGGCCCGCGCCTTTTTGCGCAATCTGCATCAGGCCCTGCCGGCAGGCAGCGGTTTGCTGATCGGCGTGGATCTGATCAAGGATCGAAAGGTACTGGAGCGCGCCTACAACGACGCGGCCGGGGTCACCGCGCTGTTCAACCTCAACCTGCTCGAGCGCATCCGCAACGAGCTGGACAGCGACATCGACCCGCGCCGCTTCCAGCACCGGGCCTTCTACAACGAGGCGCAATCGCGCATCGAAATGCATCTGGTCAGCCGGCAGGCGCAGCAGGTGCGCATCGAGGATCGCGTGTTCGACTTCGCCGCGGGCGAGACCCTGCACACGGAGAATTCCTACAAGTACACGCCCAGCAGCTTCCGCGCTCTGGCGGGCGAATGCGGTTTCGCCTGCGCCGCCATGTGGCGCGACCCGGCGCAGCTGTTCAGCGTGCACTTTCTGCGGCGGGAGTGA
- a CDS encoding TRAP transporter small permease, with product MSKQVDAPLERVLATLALVIISLISLANVVVRYFTDASFAFTEEISVFLLVILTFAGASVAMRSNRHIRIGLLERLFPRLRTPLILLQWLAGVLVLALVCWFGGQFAWEEFQWDSESPGLGLPNWWYVIWLPILALLVFVRLTQMTLDRLRGRISDEP from the coding sequence ATGAGCAAGCAAGTCGACGCGCCGCTGGAGCGCGTGCTCGCCACCCTGGCCCTGGTGATCATCAGCCTGATCAGCCTGGCCAACGTGGTGGTGCGTTATTTCACCGATGCATCCTTCGCCTTCACCGAGGAAATCTCGGTGTTCCTGCTGGTCATCCTCACCTTCGCTGGTGCCTCGGTGGCCATGCGCAGCAACCGGCACATTCGTATCGGCCTGCTCGAGCGCCTGTTCCCGCGCCTGCGCACGCCGCTGATCCTGCTGCAGTGGCTGGCCGGCGTGCTGGTGCTGGCTCTGGTGTGCTGGTTCGGCGGTCAGTTCGCCTGGGAGGAATTCCAGTGGGATTCCGAGTCGCCCGGTCTGGGCCTGCCCAACTGGTGGTACGTGATCTGGCTGCCGATCCTGGCGCTGCTGGTGTTCGTGCGCCTGACCCAGATGACCCTCGATCGCCTGCGCGGGAGGATCAGCGATGAGCCCTGA
- a CDS encoding GGDEF domain-containing protein: MVDGKHNDDRDVGTGHCEGLRESGKRTLMRTILLATGLTLGGFAVLQALAGNYPFAILEVLCTALLLFGAWRIERARHLYLWIYLYLIPTFCFILYIIVMPDASSAAFVWLYMIPLLAYLLLGKRRAFLLTAPFMLAGLLLYFSGNHLTLDTHGLIDLGNATLCGVLILVFVHIYDGLRMQAHEELERLAQTDSLTGVASRGSFQHALQRSIQEAERSNGHLVLVLLDVDHFKEVNDRWGHEAGDMALQHICQMLQQRLRVTDFLGRLGGEEFGLLLRHTDSAGAGPLVETLRRQLTERPLEYHGQPIALSATFGLAAWPEDGRSAAELYRSADRRLYSGKQRGRNQLVSSDLPAELLLDKFDVRF; the protein is encoded by the coding sequence ATGGTGGATGGCAAACATAACGATGACAGGGACGTAGGCACGGGGCACTGCGAAGGGCTGCGCGAGTCGGGCAAGCGCACGCTGATGCGCACCATCCTGCTCGCCACCGGCCTGACCCTGGGCGGCTTCGCCGTGCTGCAGGCCCTGGCCGGCAACTACCCCTTCGCCATCCTCGAAGTGCTGTGCACCGCGCTGCTGCTGTTCGGCGCCTGGCGCATCGAGCGCGCGCGGCATCTGTATCTGTGGATCTACCTGTACCTGATCCCGACCTTCTGTTTCATCCTCTACATCATCGTCATGCCGGACGCGTCCTCGGCCGCCTTCGTGTGGCTGTACATGATCCCGCTGCTGGCCTACCTGCTGCTGGGCAAGCGCCGCGCCTTCCTGCTCACCGCACCCTTCATGCTTGCCGGCCTGCTGCTGTACTTCTCCGGCAACCACCTGACCCTGGACACCCACGGCTTGATCGACCTGGGCAATGCCACGCTCTGCGGCGTGCTGATCCTGGTGTTCGTGCACATCTACGATGGCCTGCGCATGCAGGCCCATGAGGAGCTGGAGCGGTTGGCGCAGACCGACTCGCTGACCGGCGTGGCCAGCCGCGGCAGCTTCCAGCATGCGTTGCAGCGCAGCATTCAGGAGGCCGAGCGCAGCAACGGGCATCTGGTGCTGGTGCTGCTCGACGTCGACCACTTCAAGGAGGTCAACGACCGATGGGGACACGAGGCGGGCGACATGGCGCTGCAGCACATCTGCCAGATGCTCCAGCAGCGCCTGCGCGTCACCGATTTTCTCGGGCGGCTGGGTGGTGAAGAGTTCGGTCTGCTGCTGCGTCATACCGACAGTGCCGGCGCCGGCCCGCTGGTGGAAACGCTGCGCCGGCAGCTCACCGAACGCCCGCTGGAATACCACGGCCAGCCGATCGCGCTTTCCGCCACCTTCGGTCTGGCCGCCTGGCCCGAGGATGGCCGCAGCGCCGCCGAGCTCTACCGCAGCGCTGATCGCCGCCTGTACAGCGGCAAGCAGCGCGGGCGCAATCAGCTGGTCAGCAGCGACCTGCCGGCCGAGCTGCTGCTGGACAAGTTCGACGTGCGCTTCTGA
- a CDS encoding ATP-binding response regulator translates to MFAPASPTYDTERAQAVVRLIIAPIAIGYTLLLYQLALIETRLAGQIFTLAVIFCVVSLLLWHDIRRRPGNRPARRLFTMLNDYVCITLVIAAGGAAMLPVYAILVWVTVGYGLRYGSGYLLLATCMAMMSLAVTLATSPYWQTQPYLVITLALTTLSVPAYMHALLKRSRLAAEAEQAAILAKSQFLAQASHDLRQPIHSISLFTACLRDSSLGAEQRQLVENIDKSLHSVARLFRSILDMYSLDSGKVVPQMEPLALHAVLRQLLEQNAEAARWAGVEIRLRCPSVYVLADQGLLTTMLQNLLSNALKYAPGRPVLIGYRRHGETLSVELYDRGRGIAEEHLDGIFEEFYRVRQARDSDIEGMGLGLAIVRRLGALMHMQVRIRSVEGRGTLAAIDGLQPVAAPARAVAAQRSGMQAPRMLDGMRVCLIEDDRNVLLATATLLQKWGCEVATYSALPEASANFDLLITDFDLGSEVSGADCIRHVRAVSGQRVPAIVMTGHDVRRVQEELADTDIPVLPKPVQPAQLRSLLVTFKLREQAG, encoded by the coding sequence ATGTTCGCGCCCGCTTCCCCCACCTACGACACCGAGCGTGCCCAAGCGGTAGTGCGCCTGATCATCGCGCCAATCGCGATCGGCTACACACTGCTGCTCTACCAGCTGGCCCTGATCGAAACGAGGCTGGCTGGGCAGATATTCACGCTCGCGGTGATCTTCTGCGTCGTTTCCCTGCTGCTGTGGCACGACATTCGGCGCCGTCCCGGCAATCGCCCTGCGCGGCGCTTGTTCACCATGCTCAACGACTACGTGTGCATCACCCTGGTGATAGCCGCCGGCGGCGCCGCCATGCTGCCGGTCTATGCCATTCTGGTCTGGGTCACCGTCGGTTACGGCCTGCGTTACGGCTCGGGCTATCTGCTGCTGGCGACCTGCATGGCCATGATGTCCCTGGCCGTGACCCTGGCCACGTCCCCCTACTGGCAGACCCAGCCCTACCTGGTGATCACACTGGCACTGACCACCCTGAGCGTGCCGGCGTACATGCATGCCCTGCTCAAACGCTCGCGCCTGGCCGCCGAGGCCGAGCAGGCCGCGATCCTGGCCAAGTCGCAGTTCCTCGCCCAGGCCAGCCACGACCTGCGTCAGCCGATCCACTCCATCAGCCTGTTCACCGCCTGCCTGCGCGACAGCAGCCTGGGCGCCGAGCAGCGGCAACTGGTGGAGAACATCGACAAGTCCCTGCACAGCGTCGCGCGGCTGTTCCGCTCGATTCTCGACATGTACTCGCTCGACAGCGGCAAGGTGGTGCCGCAGATGGAGCCGCTGGCGCTGCACGCAGTGCTGCGCCAACTGCTCGAGCAGAATGCCGAGGCCGCACGCTGGGCCGGTGTCGAGATTCGCCTGCGCTGCCCGTCGGTCTACGTGCTCGCCGACCAGGGGCTGTTGACCACCATGCTGCAGAACCTGTTGTCCAACGCCCTCAAGTACGCGCCGGGGCGCCCCGTGCTGATTGGCTACCGACGCCACGGCGAGACGCTTTCGGTCGAGCTGTACGACCGGGGGCGGGGGATCGCCGAGGAGCATCTCGACGGCATTTTCGAAGAGTTCTACCGCGTGCGACAGGCGCGCGACAGCGATATCGAGGGCATGGGGCTGGGCCTGGCCATCGTCAGGCGCCTGGGCGCGCTGATGCACATGCAGGTGCGCATCCGTTCCGTCGAGGGGCGCGGCACGCTCGCCGCAATCGATGGTCTGCAGCCGGTAGCGGCGCCAGCCCGCGCGGTGGCCGCGCAGCGCAGCGGCATGCAGGCACCGCGCATGCTCGATGGCATGCGCGTGTGCCTGATCGAGGATGATCGGAACGTGCTGCTGGCCACCGCGACCCTGCTGCAGAAATGGGGCTGCGAGGTGGCCACCTACAGTGCGCTGCCCGAGGCGTCGGCGAATTTCGATCTGCTCATCACCGACTTCGATCTCGGCAGCGAAGTCTCCGGCGCCGACTGCATCCGCCATGTGCGGGCGGTCAGCGGCCAGAGGGTGCCGGCCATCGTCATGACCGGGCACGACGTGCGCCGCGTGCAGGAAGAGCTGGCCGACACGGACATTCCGGTACTGCCCAAGCCGGTGCAACCGGCGCAGCTGCGCTCGCTACTGGTGACCTTCAAGCTCAGGGAGCAGGCCGGCTAG
- a CDS encoding YqaE/Pmp3 family membrane protein — MDLIRILIAILLPPLGVFLQVGFGGAFWLNILLTLLGYIPGIVHAVYIIAKR, encoded by the coding sequence ATGGACCTTATCCGTATCCTCATCGCCATCCTCCTGCCGCCGCTGGGCGTGTTTCTCCAGGTGGGTTTCGGCGGCGCGTTCTGGCTCAATATCCTGCTTACCCTGCTCGGCTACATCCCCGGCATCGTCCACGCGGTGTACATCATCGCCAAACGCTGA